A stretch of DNA from Pseudodesulfovibrio sp. JC047:
CCGTGCTGTTTGTGGATTTGAATGAATTCAAAAAAGTGAATGATACGTTTGGGCATCAGATGGGGGACGATCTGTTGCGCCTGGTCGCACAACGGTTGGAAAGCCGGATTCGTGAGTCTGATACCTTGGCTCGTTTGGGTGGTGATGAATTCGGCATCCTTATCACAGGTGCTGTTGATGAGGTAGGAGCCGTTGCCATGACCCGCAGCTTGCTCGATGAAATGAACCGGCCTTTTTCCCTGTCGGGGGAGGATATCCTGATCGGAGCTACCATTGGCATGAGTTTTTACCCGGATGATGGCAAGGATTGCGTGTCACTCATCAGTCGAGCGGATGCCGCAATGTATGGTGCCAAAAAAGAGAACGAAAAATACGGGACGTTTGTGGCGTCGTTTGAAATGCCATAGCACCATAGACTTGTTTTCTTTCTTTTTGCGACGAGTCCAGTGTCAAACGGTTTACTTTCGAGTATTCTTTCGGGAGGAAATCCTCATTTGAGGCACAATGAGACGAGTCTTCATTGTACCGAAATATACCCGTGAAATTTTCCCGTTGTGCACGGTGAAAAATGCGTTTTTTCTGATGGTCTTGTGTGAACAGGACCTTTTTTTTGTTTTTTTTTGCGTGTCTTTTTTTGGGTTTTATCGTCTTTTTTTGGCCCCTGCGAAAACCCGTATTCCCCCTTTTTTTATGCCAGAATTGCCCCGTTATTAATTTTCCACTATGTCGGTTGGTCTTTCGAGAAAAAAAGAGCAATGTGCTTGACTTAGCTCTTTTTTAGAGGCATGGAACCCGGTAACCATTGAAAATTGTTTGTTTCAAGGTTTTCGCAAATTTAAAGCCAAAGGATGGGGTATGGTTTTCGACTGGCTGCATTTTGCAATCGTTCTATTTTTGCTCGGTGGGCTTGTTTTTGCCCTCGGGCCTTTACTTCTTGCAGTACTGTTTGCTCCCAAGGCGCGGGGCGGGGACATCGGGATGCCATATGAATGTGGCATGGTCCCTTACGGTAGCTCGTGGGCGAGGTGGGGGGTCTCGTATTATGTGTATGCATTGATCTTCCTCGCTTTCGACGTAGATGTTCTTTACTTGTTTCCGGTTTCCACGGCGTATGCAGATGCCGAGGGCTGGGTTCCTTTTGTAAAGGTCTTCATCTTCCTGTTCTTCCTCATACTTTCCGTCATTTATTTTTGGGCGAAAGGGGTGTTTACATGGCCGCGCAGGATTCGGTAGTTCCCAAGGAATTCTTAACGACGGGCAACCATTATGTGGAGCCGCCGCTCGTCAACCTTCAACTGACCCAAGACCTCTTCGACGTCTGTCGATCGATGTCGTTGTGGCCCATGACATTTGGACTTGCGTGTTGCGCCATCGAAATGATGGCTGCTGGCATGGCCCGGTTCGATATGGCCCGCTTTGGGGCTGAGGTTTTCAGGCCTTCGCCTCGTCAATCGGATGTCATGATTGTCGCAGGAACCGTCACCAAAAAATTGGCACCGGCTGTCGTTCGGCTTTATGAACAGATGCCCGGACCCAAGTGGGTCATCGCCATGGGCAACTGTGCCATTTCTGGAGGACCGTTCAAAATGAAGGACAACTACAACGTCATTGAAGGCGTGGATACATTGATCCCCGTTGATGTGTACGTTCCAGGATGTCCTCCTCGGCCGGAAGGGTTGCTTGAAGGGTTCTTCGAGTTGCAACGACTCATCACTGGTAAACGTTGGTGGCCTGTCGCTGCCGAGGTGGAGGGGTAATTATGTTGCAAATCCTGGAAGGCTTGGCGACGCAGTGTGTCGCCAAGCAGGACAAGGGCACGACCGGACATGTCTGGTCGATTTTCCTCGATCCAAACCAAATCGTCACAGCGGCCAAGAAGTTGTATGACGCCGAGTATTCTCTCGAAGACATCTTTGCATTGGATGTTCAAGAGGGATTTTTGGTGTTGTACCATTTCAATCGATGGTCCGTGGATGAACGTGTTGTTCTCCGTGTGTTGGTCCCCAGGGACAACGCAGTCGTGCCATCTATCGCTTCGGTTTTTCAAGGGGCCGAATGGCATGAACGGGAGACCCGTGATTTTCACGGAATCACCTTTGACGGAAATCCCAACTTTGTTCCGCTTCTGATGACGGTTGAGGATGTGGATTTTCACCCACTGGTCAAGACCGACAAGAAGCGGAAGTCCATCAAGGATCTTTTGACGCTTGGGGACATCGTGTCATGTTCCAAGGTCGTGGAAGAGTTGTTTGCTGAAGCGGAGGTCGTGGAGGCCTCCGATGCGTAGGCCGGGGCAACCGGTCGGTATATAAAACCGGACTGAGAGTGTATGTCGGCTTACCAAAATTTAGAGCAAATGAAGGGTGATTTCTATACCCAGAAGTTTGAGGCCGGGAAGCAGGACGGAACTTTGATCATCAATTTAGGCCCGCAGCATCCATCAACGCATGGTGTGTTACGAGTCGTGGTCGAAGTGGACGGTGAATACATCGTTCGTGCCGAACCCGTATTGGGTTACCTGCACCGCATGCATGAGAAAATGGGCGAAACCCAAACCTGGGGTGGTTACATCCCCAACATGGGACGCGTTGACTACGGACACGCCATGGCCTGGAATTGGGCCTACGTGGGCGCAGTCGAAAAACTGATGGGCATTGAGGTGCCGGAAAGAGCGGAATATCTGCGGGTCATCATGACCGAGTTCAACCGCTTGACCTCCCACTTGTTGTGGTGGGGTGCCTACATCCTCGACCTTGGAGCGTTTACTCCCATTCTGTACGCATTCGAAGATCGCGAAATGATATTGGACATCCTGCAGAGGCCTACGGCTTCCAGGTTGACCTATTCCAATTTCCGCGTCGGCGGCGTGCAAATGGACATGGACGACAAGTGTATCGAGTTGATCAAGGCGTTTATTCCGCATTTCAGGGAAAGACTGCCCATGTACCGTGATCTCGTCACTGATAACCTTATTTTGCGCAGGCGCATTGAGGGAGTCGGTATCATGGACCAGGATATGTGCCGCCGGTATGGCTGTACAGGGCCTGTGGTTCGTGGTGCTGGTATTCCGTATGATCTGCGTAAGGACGAACCGTATTCCGTATACGATCGTTTTGATTTCGATATCCCCACGCAGGATTCAGCCTGTTCGGCCGGACGGTATCATGTCCGTTTGGATGAGATGGAGCAATCCATGCGTATTATCGAACAGGCCCTTGAGCAGTTGGATTCCGCCGAAGGCGGCCACATCATCAAGAAAGCACCGAAACCGGCCATGAAACCGCCTGTGGGTGAAGCGTATTTCGCCGTTGAAGGTGGTCGTGGTAAAATCGGTGTGTATGTTGTTTCCGATGGAACCAAGGTCCCGTATCGCGTCAAATTGCGCGCACCGGGCTTTTCCAATTTGAGTGCGTTTGCCGAGGCTGCAACAGGAACTATCCTGGCCGATGCAATTGCCATCTTGGGAAGTCTGGACCTGATTATTCCAGAAATAGACAGGTAGGGGGGATTCAATGAACGTATTCTTACAGAACCTGATACCGCTGATTATTGCCTTGATCGGAGCCATGATCTGGCTGGCGTTCAACGCACTGATATTGGTGTACTGCGAACGAAAATTCGCGGGCCATATTCAGCGCAGACCCGGACCGTTTGAAGTGGGTCCGCATGGTATTCTTCAGCCGCTTATAGATGGCGTAAAATTGATGGGCAAACAGCTCGTGAGGCCAGACAACGCGGATCCAGTCTTGTATTGGCTGGCTCCGATTCTGTCCATGCTTCCGGTCCTTTTGCTGTATATGCCCATTCCCTATGGTCCCGTGCTGACTGGAATGGAAGTCAACCTCGGTTTGTTGTTGATCCTGGCTTTTTCCAGTTTTAACGGCCTCGCCGTTATTCTGGCTGGTTGGGCATCCAACAACAAATGGGGCGTTCTCGGTGCAGCTCGTGCCGTGTCGCAGACCGTTGCGTATGAGATTCCGCTGTTGCTGACAGTGTTGACCATTTCTTTCATGACCGGAACGTTGAACCTGACAGAGATTACCGCTTTGCAGGCCGGACATATCGGACATTGGTTTATCTGGAAGCAACCGTTGGCGTTTCTCGTCTTCCTGATCGCGATGTTTGGTGAGACCAACCGTGCTCCGTTCGATTTGGCTGAAGCCGAGTCCGAACTCACTGCCGGGTTCCACACCGAATACTCCTCCATGGGATTTGGCCTCTTCTTCATGGCTGAATATGGGTACATGGTCGTCATGTGCTCCCTGTGTACCGTCCTGTTTCTGGGCGGATTCCACGGGCCTATCCCCGGAGTTGAAGGATGGTGGTGGATGCTCGCCAAGACATACGGCTTGCTGTTCGTCATGATCTGGGCTCGGTGGACCTTCCCCCGTGTTCGGTTCGATCAATTGCTGAACATCAACTGGAAATGGTTGCTGCCGTTGGCCACATTCAATCTGTTGGCCACTGCGCTGATCATCAAGCTGTAGGGTGTAACTATGGGTAAATTCAGAGAAAATGTTATACAGCCAATTCTCGATTGCTGGAGTTTGATTGTTGGACTCAAAATCACGGGCAAGTTTTTTTGCAAGCCCTTGGTGACAGTCCACTATCCTCGCCAGGTCATTGATAGCGAGAATTTGAGGACATATGGGGGGCATGTCGAGTTGATCGGCAAGCCCAAGGACCCGGCCACGCCCAAATGCATTTCATGCATGATGTGCGTGACCAACTGCCCGAGCAATTGTTTGAAAGTCGTCAAGCAAAAGGCTCCCAAGCCGACGCCCGAGCAGGAGGCGGCCATGGCGGCTGCCAAGGAAGCCGGTGAAAAGGTTGTCAAACCGAAGGCTCCCAAAAATCCGTTAAAGTTTACGTATGATTATTCGAAGTGTTCCTTGTGTGGCACATGTATTGATAATTGTCCGGCCAAGGCGTTGCAGTATTCCAACAACATGTATTGGGTCGTGACCTCTCGTAAAGAGTTGGAAATCGATCTTCTCGCCAGGCTCAAAGAGCAGGCCACGGAATTATCCGCTCCGGCTCCCAAAACCGAGGCGAAATCCGCCGCGGCAGAGAAGGAGGCGTAATATGGAAATTATGGCAAAAGTGGCGTTTTGCGTCTATACGCTCATCATCTTGGGCGGGGCCATTGTCGCCGTCACGAGCAGCAGTCTGGTTCGCGCCTTGGTGGGACTGATTACCACCCTGGTTGGCGTGGCTGGAATGTATCTGTTGCTGGCGTCGCCCTTCATGGCCTTCATGCAACTCCTTATCTATGTCGGTGCAGTCAGTGTCCTGATCTTCTTCGCGGTCATGTTGACCCGGGCGGAGTTAGGCGGTGATGAAGCCGGGAAAGTGCCAATGAAGACATATGTCTATGGCTTGGCGGCAACCATGACTCCAGCGGCCATTCTTGGCTGGCTGGTCATGACTCGGCCTGTACAGTCCATCGCCATTCCCACAGAAGTCGCCATCAAGGACCTCGGTCACGGATTGCTCGAATCCTACTTCCTGCCTTTTGAGTTGATTTCGGTCATTCTCATGGTGGCAATGTCTGGAGCAGTCCTTTTGACATGGGAAAAAAGGGGGAAAAAATAAATGAGTGCTTTGACCCTCTATCAACTTGTTGCATTGATACTCCTGTGTGCCGGGCTGTTTGGTCTGACGCAGCGCAGGAGTCTCGTTGGTATGCTGATTTCGGTGGAACTCATGCTCAATGGCGCAGGGCTGTCCATGGTGGCAGCGGCGCAACTGACTGAATTCAGCGCTGTTCTGGGGCAGCTCGGCACCCTGTTTATCATGGGGCTTGCCGCAGCCGAGGCCACGTTGGTCCTTGCGATCATTGTGGTTGTTGCACGGCGATTCAAATCCGCCAGAACCAGTGACATCACTACATTGAAGGAATAGCTATGGAAGGCGTAACTATATATAGTCAAATTCTTCTGCCAGTGGTGATCACTCTGCTTGTGCCGCTTTTCATCTATCTCGGTCGAGGTGATGAAAACAGGCGCGAGGCCATGAGTTTCATTGGCGCGTTTTTGACATTCGGATCGGTGCTGTGGATGGCACCGAAAGTTCTGGGCGGACAGGTGTTGTACTACAAAGTCACCACCATTATGCCCGGTATAACAATAGCGTTTGCGGCCGATGGGTTGAGCATGGTTTTTGCTCTGATCGCGCCGTTTCTCTGGTTTTTAGTCACCAGTTATAACATTGGATACATGCGGGGACTGAATGAACATGCGCAAACCAGATATTATATCTGTTTTGCTGTGGCCATTTTTGGTGCTGTTGGTGTGGCTTTGTCCGCCAACGTCTTTACTTTGTATCTTTTTTACGAAGTCATCACTGTGTTCACCTACCCGCTTGTGTATCATCACGAGGACCAAGCAGCCAAGATCGGTGCCCGAAAGTACATCGTGTACTTGATGGGAACGTCCAAGCTCTTCCTGCTTCCGGCCATGATTTTGACCTATGTGTTGGTTGGAAATCTCGACTTCAATCTTGGGGATATCCAACACGGCATGTTCTCGGCGGAAGTGATCGCCGAACATCCCAGGTTGGTCGCCCTGACCTACTGGCTGTTTATTTTCGGTATTGGCAAGGCGGCGCTCATGCCGTTCCACAACTGGCTTCCTTCAGCCATGGTCGCACCGACTCCGGTATCGGCCTTGTTGCACGCGGTGGCCGTTGTTAAGGCCGGTGTCTTTTGTGTGTGCCGTATCGTGCTTTCGGCTTTCGGTACCAAGACCGCTGCCATGCTGACCATGAGTCAGATTTATGTTGGTGCTCCCGGTACCTGGCTCGGTGATTTGAGCATCGGATTGGGAACAGCCTATATTGCAGGCTTCACCCTGACGGTGGCTTCATTTATCGCCCTGACAAAAGACGATATCAAGGCTCGGTTGGCCTATTCGACAGTCGCTCAATTGTCCTATGTCGTTATCGGTGTCACCATGTTGGTGGATTCGGCGGTTCAAGGTGGTGTCATGCACATCGCTCACCACGCCTTTTCCAAGATCACACTCTTTATGGCTGCCGGTGCCATTTTTGTTGCCGCTGGCCTGAAGAAGATCAGCCTCATGGATGGGTTGGGACGCAGAATGCCGCTGACATTTGGCGCATTCGGTATCGCTTCTATCTCAATGATAGGTATGCCGCCCGTGTGTGGATTTGTCTCCAAATGGTATTTGATCAACGGTACGCTTGATGCGCATCAATGGCCGTTACTCGTCGCACTGCTGCTCAGTACGGCGCTCAACGCCGGGTATTTTGTGCCTATCATCTATCGTGCCTTTTTCAAGGCTCCCAAACCGGAGGCTAATATCGGGCAGTACAGTGAGCCAGCAATGACGATGGTCGTCCCGTTGTGTGTCACGGCATTCATCTCGGTGTTCTTGGGTCTGTACCCGCAGACATTCCTGAACTTCGTCAACGTTCTCGGCAAGTTCTAGGGGGAATGATATGAGTCAAAAAGGTTTGGGCGGATTACTCGCCAAATGGAGAGACAACTGGAAAGCGTGGAGAATCATTTTCTTCGTGACGCTGGGAGTACTGCTCGTACTCAATATTCCATTTGTCACACATCACCCGCACTTTGGTCTTGATAAGTACCCCGGATTCTTTGCCGGATTCGGACTTATCGTCGGGCTGGCCATGGTCATCCTCATGAAGAAGGTGGTCCAGCCGTTTATTGCCAGGAAGGAGGATTACTATGGAGACTAGTTTCTTTATCCATCCCTCCATGGCCTTCCTCGCACTGGCTATCATCGTTCCCTTTGTGCCTTCGGCATTGTGGATGAACAAGGCGTTTCGCGGCACGCTGGCATTGCTGGCTCCGCTTATTGCCTTGTATTCCATATTCACGGTGGCACCCGGGACATATTGTGCTTTGGAATATCTGG
This window harbors:
- the nuoH gene encoding NADH-quinone oxidoreductase subunit NuoH; the protein is MNVFLQNLIPLIIALIGAMIWLAFNALILVYCERKFAGHIQRRPGPFEVGPHGILQPLIDGVKLMGKQLVRPDNADPVLYWLAPILSMLPVLLLYMPIPYGPVLTGMEVNLGLLLILAFSSFNGLAVILAGWASNNKWGVLGAARAVSQTVAYEIPLLLTVLTISFMTGTLNLTEITALQAGHIGHWFIWKQPLAFLVFLIAMFGETNRAPFDLAEAESELTAGFHTEYSSMGFGLFFMAEYGYMVVMCSLCTVLFLGGFHGPIPGVEGWWWMLAKTYGLLFVMIWARWTFPRVRFDQLLNINWKWLLPLATFNLLATALIIKL
- the nuoK gene encoding NADH-quinone oxidoreductase subunit NuoK, with translation MSALTLYQLVALILLCAGLFGLTQRRSLVGMLISVELMLNGAGLSMVAAAQLTEFSAVLGQLGTLFIMGLAAAEATLVLAIIVVVARRFKSARTSDITTLKE
- a CDS encoding 4Fe-4S binding protein gives rise to the protein MGKFRENVIQPILDCWSLIVGLKITGKFFCKPLVTVHYPRQVIDSENLRTYGGHVELIGKPKDPATPKCISCMMCVTNCPSNCLKVVKQKAPKPTPEQEAAMAAAKEAGEKVVKPKAPKNPLKFTYDYSKCSLCGTCIDNCPAKALQYSNNMYWVVTSRKELEIDLLARLKEQATELSAPAPKTEAKSAAAEKEA
- a CDS encoding NADH-quinone oxidoreductase subunit J, with product MEIMAKVAFCVYTLIILGGAIVAVTSSSLVRALVGLITTLVGVAGMYLLLASPFMAFMQLLIYVGAVSVLIFFAVMLTRAELGGDEAGKVPMKTYVYGLAATMTPAAILGWLVMTRPVQSIAIPTEVAIKDLGHGLLESYFLPFELISVILMVAMSGAVLLTWEKRGKK
- a CDS encoding monovalent cation/H+ antiporter subunit D family protein, coding for MEGVTIYSQILLPVVITLLVPLFIYLGRGDENRREAMSFIGAFLTFGSVLWMAPKVLGGQVLYYKVTTIMPGITIAFAADGLSMVFALIAPFLWFLVTSYNIGYMRGLNEHAQTRYYICFAVAIFGAVGVALSANVFTLYLFYEVITVFTYPLVYHHEDQAAKIGARKYIVYLMGTSKLFLLPAMILTYVLVGNLDFNLGDIQHGMFSAEVIAEHPRLVALTYWLFIFGIGKAALMPFHNWLPSAMVAPTPVSALLHAVAVVKAGVFCVCRIVLSAFGTKTAAMLTMSQIYVGAPGTWLGDLSIGLGTAYIAGFTLTVASFIALTKDDIKARLAYSTVAQLSYVVIGVTMLVDSAVQGGVMHIAHHAFSKITLFMAAGAIFVAAGLKKISLMDGLGRRMPLTFGAFGIASISMIGMPPVCGFVSKWYLINGTLDAHQWPLLVALLLSTALNAGYFVPIIYRAFFKAPKPEANIGQYSEPAMTMVVPLCVTAFISVFLGLYPQTFLNFVNVLGKF
- a CDS encoding NADH-quinone oxidoreductase subunit A, which encodes MVFDWLHFAIVLFLLGGLVFALGPLLLAVLFAPKARGGDIGMPYECGMVPYGSSWARWGVSYYVYALIFLAFDVDVLYLFPVSTAYADAEGWVPFVKVFIFLFFLILSVIYFWAKGVFTWPRRIR
- a CDS encoding NADH-quinone oxidoreductase subunit C, whose protein sequence is MLQILEGLATQCVAKQDKGTTGHVWSIFLDPNQIVTAAKKLYDAEYSLEDIFALDVQEGFLVLYHFNRWSVDERVVLRVLVPRDNAVVPSIASVFQGAEWHERETRDFHGITFDGNPNFVPLLMTVEDVDFHPLVKTDKKRKSIKDLLTLGDIVSCSKVVEELFAEAEVVEASDA
- a CDS encoding NADH-quinone oxidoreductase subunit B encodes the protein MAAQDSVVPKEFLTTGNHYVEPPLVNLQLTQDLFDVCRSMSLWPMTFGLACCAIEMMAAGMARFDMARFGAEVFRPSPRQSDVMIVAGTVTKKLAPAVVRLYEQMPGPKWVIAMGNCAISGGPFKMKDNYNVIEGVDTLIPVDVYVPGCPPRPEGLLEGFFELQRLITGKRWWPVAAEVEG
- a CDS encoding NADH-quinone oxidoreductase subunit D; protein product: MSAYQNLEQMKGDFYTQKFEAGKQDGTLIINLGPQHPSTHGVLRVVVEVDGEYIVRAEPVLGYLHRMHEKMGETQTWGGYIPNMGRVDYGHAMAWNWAYVGAVEKLMGIEVPERAEYLRVIMTEFNRLTSHLLWWGAYILDLGAFTPILYAFEDREMILDILQRPTASRLTYSNFRVGGVQMDMDDKCIELIKAFIPHFRERLPMYRDLVTDNLILRRRIEGVGIMDQDMCRRYGCTGPVVRGAGIPYDLRKDEPYSVYDRFDFDIPTQDSACSAGRYHVRLDEMEQSMRIIEQALEQLDSAEGGHIIKKAPKPAMKPPVGEAYFAVEGGRGKIGVYVVSDGTKVPYRVKLRAPGFSNLSAFAEAATGTILADAIAILGSLDLIIPEIDR